A window of Akkermansiaceae bacterium genomic DNA:
ACCACAACGTCGGCCTGGTCATCGACAAACTCAAGGAGCTCGGGCTCGATCACAACACCCTCATCATCTTTTCAAGCGACAATGGGGCGATGCAGGAAGGGGGCCATAAACGCAGCAGCTTCCATTCCAATGGCGCGCTACGCGGCGGCAAACGCGACCTCTATGAAGGAGGTGTGAGAACACCAACCATCGCCTGGTGGCCGGGAAAAATAGCACCCGGCAGCGTCTCCGATCACCTCTCCGCCTTCTGGGACATCTCCCCCACCCTACGTGAACTCGCAGGAGCCGCCCCCCAGGCGGATACCGACGGCCTGTCGATGGTCCCCACGCTTCTCGGTAAGCCGGGCCAGAAAAAACACAGCTCACTCTACTGGGAATTCCATGAACAAGGAGGTAAACGCGCCGTGCGCAAAGGCAAGTGGAAACTCGTCCTCCTAAAAACCAGCACCATACGCAACCCCGCACCCGAACTCTACAATCTTGAGAAAGACCCCGCAGAAAAAAACAACATCGCAGCGGCCAATCCCGAAATCGTTTCCGAACTCCAGAAAATCATGAGCCAGTCACACACGCTCGCCGAACACAAGGGGTTCAGGTTCGCCTCCGAAAAAAAACCTGACCCTAACCCATCCCGGGCGAAGCAGAGGAATAAAAAACCTGGCAAGTAACCTCAGCCCAAGCCTTGTCAGCCCGCCACCCGTGCCCGGAGCCAAGACCAGCCATGGCGCACCCATCACTCATTGCACCGAACCGACTCCTTGCATACTATCGTGCCGGCACCATTACCCGCACCCAATGGCTGCACGGAATGCGCCAACACTTCCTGCTGGCCTTTGCCGAAATCGAAGAGGATCGCTCCGATCCCAAACGGGCACTCCTCGAAACCTGGCGGTGCAAAAACGCCGCACGTCGACTTAAAAAAAACCACACCGAGGCGGAACTACGCGAGGTCTTTCTCTCGCTCAGCGCGCTCGATGACTTCCCACCGGCCACCTACTTGTGGAATGCCGACCAACGCGACGTCCCACTCCATTGCTTTCTACGCGAGAAACGCACTCCCGTCCTCCGCTTCGGTAAAATGGAAATCCACCGTCTAACCGCCAGACTCATCATTGAATACGGTGGTTTAAAGGCGAAAGACTGCCTCCGCGAGAAAATTCACATGCGCCGCGACTGGCGGGGCACGCTGATCGTCGAGTCCCGGGAACCTTTATGATTGGCGGCACACAACATCCCAGATAGAATGGTGGACATGATCATTCGCCACGCGCTCACTTGCCTTATTACCTTTATCCTTTTTGTCAAAGCCGCCGCTGAAATAGCCGGCGGGCAGGTCATCGCCGCAACCAGCGTGGTCTACAGTAAAGACAAAGAGGGCAACAAACTAACAGGACTTCTCTATCTGGTCATGACCGAGGGGAAATCCGTTCAGATCCTAGGTAAACCTTACCATCAGGGCAAATTCTCCCTGCACCTGGAAAAATCGGGCGCTGAAGAGATCACGACAGCACTCGACCCCCTGTGTATTCCCCTCACCGCAGGTGGGGATCTTATTTTCCGTCAAGGAACGTGGCCGGTCGTAACCCACGACTTCAACAAAGACGGCATCAGCGAGTTTAACCTGGGGCAGCGGGGCAATAGTTGGGGGGACCACTTCATGCTGTTTACCTTTGCCCAGGACGGCAGCGGCAAGGTCGAGGCAATGACGGTATCGGAAGAGATGGAGGATAACTACCTGCACCCCGAGGACGGCGGACCATCAACCCACTATCTTCTCGAAACCAAGGAAGGCTTCAAGCACACCTTCACCGAACGGGGCGATCCAGTCAGCAGGGAAGTGTATATCCACTACCGCTGGAACGCCAAAGCGAACAAGTTCGAGGAGTCGAAGCGTGTCGCTATCGATTAACTCTGCACTTTTTTGACAAACTGCGCTTTCAGGGCAATGGACAAACCATCCATCTTGCAGTCGATCTCGTGATCACCATCCACGATGCGGATTGGCTTGGACTTCATCCCGCTCTTCAACACCTTTGAGCTTCCCTTGAGCTTCAAATCTTTCACCATCTGCACGATGTCACCCGTTTCCAGTACATTGCCATAGGCATCCTTGACCACACGCCCCTGCTCTTCTTTTTCCCACTCATGACCACAGGTCATACATTCGTACTTCCGGGGAAGGTCAAGGACGTCTTCCATGGTGCAAAGCGGACAAACTAATTTAGACATGACCGAGGTAAAGCGGATCACCACCCGGGATGCAAGCCTCTATTACCTGCCAGGCAATCTGGGCAAAAAAGGAATCTTCACCACAGGTGGATACAGCGCAACGCCACCGCTGAGACCCAACAGGCTGAGCTCCGCTCCCTCACGCAGTCCCAAGGCACACCCCACCAAAGGTGTCTGCAGTTCAAGTCCCGTGCCACCAGCTGTTTTTCCCACGTAAAACCCATGCTCCTTACCGACGGCATTATGATCTAACACAGCCGACACTCCATCCACCCCGCGTATCAGATTCTCGGCAAAACTGTTGCTGTTCGGCCCCGGCCATACACGGTAAACCGAGGCATCATAACGCTCTGCAAAACGCATGATGTCGCTCACAAAGCGAGGGTTCTTTTTGCCGTCCGACTGTGACAATATCCGCACCCTATTGCCCCAACGTTTCCCTGCATGCGCAACATCGTCCGGGATGGTGTGGTGCTGTAGGCCGCTGGTTTTATTCACAATCTCGATCCTCCTCCATGGCGAACGGGTATCGGACCGGTAATCCACCCAGCTGTGGGTGGCAAAACGTGCCAACAGCGGTTCACTGTCCGGGATCTGCACATCCTTGACCACAATCAAGCTGTCGGGACGGATCGTTTGCTTGGAATGACAGCCTGTCAGCAGCAACAAGACATCAACTAATAGGAGCAAGTAATAATAGGCACGCACCCAGATGACATAGCTTGTCCAACCTACTTCTACAAGTCATGATTGATCATCGACTCACACCTGCAATTCTCTTGTTGAAAATTGCGCCATATAACTTATCCTGTTCACGTGAAGATAGATGAAAACGGACAGATCACGATCCCCAAGGTTCTCCGGGAGAAATTCGGGTTCGTACCAGACTCCACACTCGTTGTGGAGACCACAAGGGAGGGCATCCTGATCAAACCCATGCCCTCCCACATGGAACAAGTCAGCCAGTGGTTCAAAGACGAACATGGCAGTGAAATGGCCAGCCTCACCACCGATCAGATCATGAGATTGGTCCGCTAAACAATATTATAGGACACACAAATCAAGAGCCTCTGGACATATCCGGAGGCTCTGTCTTTGATTCGCCCCCCTGCATTTCTTCACTTGCCCGGTCTTCGAACGATTTACCTGCAGTAGCTTTACGCAACTGGTTCAAATACACCATCCCGCCAATTACCAGTGCCAGGAGCAGGATGTAATGAATCAATCGCTTTCTCTCAGAAGGTTCCATGACTTGCTCAAGTTAGCTAAAACCAGTCAGTCATACCATCCTAAAACATCTCCATCTGCGGGTCGATTTTTTCGTCTGTTAGTCTGACTCCTATTCCGAAGAGGCGCACGGGTTTTCCTTGGCCCCGGCTCCAGGCTTCTTGCAACAGGGTGGTGTAGATGCTTGTGTCCAGGGCGGGGTGGGCGCGTTCGGCGGTGGTGCGGGTGAAGTCGGAGAACTTGAGTTTGATGACCAGGGAGCGCACCGTACGGGTGCGGTACTTTGTATCCAGGGTCTCCTGGATGGACGACTGCATTTGTTGGAGGTTGGGGATGAGGGTTTGCACGTCGGAGATATCTTCGGCGAAGGTGGTTTCCTGGCTGATGGATTTGCGGCTGCGGCTAGGTTTCACACCACGACCATCTTCGCCCCGGCAGAGGTCGTAGAGGTCGATACCCCATTTACCGAATTTGCGTGAGAGGGTGAATTTATCAAATTGTTGCAGGTCGCCACAGGTTTGCACGTTGATGGCTTGCAGTTTTTCCTGCATGCGTTTGCCGACACCCCAGAGTTTTTTGACCGGAAGTTTTTCCATAAATGCGGGAATGTCCCCGGTTTTGATTTCAAACTGGCCGTTGGGTTTGTTCCAGTCGCTGGCGATCTTCGCGAGCATTTTGTTAGGTGCAATTCCCGCCGATGCCGTGAGGCCTGTTTCCTCGTGGATCTCGGCGCGTATTTCCTTGGCAATGGCAGCCGCAGTGCTTTGCCAGTGGCTGACGTCGAGATAGGCTTCATCGAGAGATAGAGGCTCGATGAGTTCGGTGAATCTGCCGAAGATGGCCTTGATTTTGGCGGACTCAGACCGGTAGAGATCGAACCGGACTGGCAGCATGATGAGCTGCGGGCACAGCTGGGTGGCCTTGAATCCGGGCATGGCGGAGTGGACGCCGAACTTC
This region includes:
- a CDS encoding alkylphosphonate utilization protein, with translation MSKLVCPLCTMEDVLDLPRKYECMTCGHEWEKEEQGRVVKDAYGNVLETGDIVQMVKDLKLKGSSKVLKSGMKSKPIRIVDGDHEIDCKMDGLSIALKAQFVKKVQS
- the dinB gene encoding DNA polymerase IV — its product is MKKIIHIDMDCFYAAIEVRENPSLRGKPVAVGGGSRRGVICAANYEARKFGVHSAMPGFKATQLCPQLIMLPVRFDLYRSESAKIKAIFGRFTELIEPLSLDEAYLDVSHWQSTAAAIAKEIRAEIHEETGLTASAGIAPNKMLAKIASDWNKPNGQFEIKTGDIPAFMEKLPVKKLWGVGKRMQEKLQAINVQTCGDLQQFDKFTLSRKFGKWGIDLYDLCRGEDGRGVKPSRSRKSISQETTFAEDISDVQTLIPNLQQMQSSIQETLDTKYRTRTVRSLVIKLKFSDFTRTTAERAHPALDTSIYTTLLQEAWSRGQGKPVRLFGIGVRLTDEKIDPQMEMF
- a CDS encoding DUF3750 domain-containing protein, with protein sequence MLLLVDVLLLLTGCHSKQTIRPDSLIVVKDVQIPDSEPLLARFATHSWVDYRSDTRSPWRRIEIVNKTSGLQHHTIPDDVAHAGKRWGNRVRILSQSDGKKNPRFVSDIMRFAERYDASVYRVWPGPNSNSFAENLIRGVDGVSAVLDHNAVGKEHGFYVGKTAGGTGLELQTPLVGCALGLREGAELSLLGLSGGVALYPPVVKIPFLPRLPGR
- a CDS encoding AbrB/MazE/SpoVT family DNA-binding domain-containing protein; protein product: MKIDENGQITIPKVLREKFGFVPDSTLVVETTREGILIKPMPSHMEQVSQWFKDEHGSEMASLTTDQIMRLVR